In a genomic window of Saccharothrix sp. HUAS TT1:
- a CDS encoding AAA family ATPase: MRAVTLRLAGRERELGRLLALVDDLSQGRGSALLVEGEPGIGKTALVRVTCDAAAARGFRVCRGAGDELGRPLPLLPLLDALAVARSESAAVTAERLLARVDDLCAVGPVVLVLDDLQWADEASVAVWRRLAGLVPQLPLLLIGVLRPLPRRGDLAVLRSGVLRLPVPRLAPSAVVELTGQLVGGTPDEALARLAEDAGGNPLYLVELVEALVRGAAIETDATGTARLVDSGVPPSLSAAIADRIGFLGADVRRVLVAAALLGVDFPVADLAAVLGVRVVELLPALQEATVAGVLVDGTAGLSFRHPLVRTALYDEVPEAARGAWHVEAARALADTGAGVDRVTRQLLAADDRVPDWVADWLVLHGSMLVAHAPEAAVDLFGRVVIAPNAGTRRGVLLAHLAEARFRLGDHHGAEAVALAGLEHGTLVDLHWTLAQCRSMTGRSAETLVEVERALGAPDLCSADRARLLVLAARAHWDMGDLDAAERLARAALVDGDRWATSWGLHVRTIVAMARGRMAEALPLFDRALAVAMGEPATSDLRLLLQINQAVTLGELDRGAEAIASAQVVRHAADQVGNLVRLGQAQSALGQLLLDAGRWDEALVDVDLLADDLKHPMVSRCDHGVAALIHLHRGDAAGARRHLDAAGTGLEGHVIGPLALAVSLELEQAGRVREAWSVLTGWDCVEDLLPDFVRLAAELGEDASAAVVHAEALAAELDVPHRRASAAYCRALVSADPVALLRAAEEYRVAGRPLFRAKALAAAAERFAAAGDRSSARAALSHAVDVQAELGAEWDSTRLLARMRELGIRRGPHAKHRRATHGWESLTPTELKVTELVVAGLSNRQIGERLFLSGRTVATHVSHVLAKLGVRSRTDIAREAVSNGVAGDVAWK, from the coding sequence GTGCGCGCCGTCACACTGCGCCTCGCCGGCCGCGAGCGTGAGCTGGGACGCCTCCTGGCGCTGGTGGACGACCTGTCCCAGGGGCGGGGAAGCGCGCTGCTCGTGGAGGGTGAGCCGGGGATCGGCAAGACCGCGCTGGTCAGGGTGACGTGCGACGCGGCGGCGGCCCGCGGTTTCCGGGTGTGCCGGGGCGCGGGCGACGAACTCGGCCGACCGCTCCCGCTGCTGCCGCTGCTCGACGCGCTCGCGGTGGCCCGGTCGGAGAGCGCCGCGGTCACCGCCGAACGCCTGCTGGCCCGCGTGGACGACCTGTGCGCCGTCGGCCCGGTGGTTCTGGTGCTGGACGACCTGCAGTGGGCGGACGAGGCGAGCGTCGCGGTGTGGCGGCGGCTGGCGGGTCTGGTGCCGCAGCTGCCGCTGCTGCTGATCGGCGTGCTGCGACCGCTGCCGCGCCGCGGCGACCTGGCGGTGCTGCGCAGCGGCGTGCTCCGATTACCGGTGCCGCGCCTCGCGCCGTCCGCGGTGGTCGAGCTGACCGGCCAGCTGGTCGGCGGCACGCCGGACGAGGCGCTGGCCCGGTTGGCCGAGGACGCCGGCGGCAACCCCCTCTACCTGGTCGAGCTGGTCGAGGCGCTGGTCCGCGGCGCCGCGATCGAGACCGACGCGACCGGCACGGCCCGGCTGGTCGACTCCGGTGTGCCGCCGTCGCTGTCGGCCGCCATCGCGGACCGGATCGGGTTCCTCGGCGCGGACGTGCGGCGGGTGCTCGTGGCCGCCGCGCTGCTCGGCGTGGACTTCCCGGTCGCCGACCTGGCCGCGGTGCTCGGCGTGCGGGTGGTGGAGCTGCTGCCCGCGCTGCAGGAGGCGACCGTGGCGGGCGTGCTGGTGGACGGCACGGCCGGCCTGTCGTTCCGGCACCCGCTGGTGCGCACCGCCCTGTACGACGAGGTGCCCGAGGCGGCGCGCGGCGCGTGGCACGTCGAGGCGGCCCGCGCGCTGGCCGACACGGGCGCGGGCGTCGACCGGGTCACCCGGCAGCTGCTCGCCGCCGACGACCGGGTGCCCGACTGGGTGGCGGACTGGCTGGTGCTGCACGGCTCGATGCTCGTCGCGCACGCCCCCGAGGCCGCCGTGGACCTGTTCGGCCGGGTGGTGATCGCGCCGAACGCCGGGACCAGGCGCGGCGTGCTGCTGGCGCACCTGGCCGAGGCCAGGTTCCGGCTGGGCGACCACCACGGCGCGGAAGCCGTCGCGCTGGCCGGCCTGGAGCACGGCACGCTCGTCGACCTGCACTGGACGCTGGCGCAGTGCCGCAGCATGACCGGCCGTTCGGCGGAGACGCTGGTCGAGGTGGAACGGGCGCTCGGCGCGCCGGACCTCTGCTCGGCGGACCGGGCGCGGCTGCTCGTGCTGGCCGCCCGCGCGCACTGGGACATGGGCGACCTGGACGCCGCCGAGCGGCTGGCCCGCGCGGCGCTGGTCGACGGCGACCGGTGGGCCACCAGCTGGGGCCTGCACGTGCGCACGATCGTGGCGATGGCGCGCGGTCGGATGGCCGAGGCGCTGCCGCTGTTCGACCGGGCGCTGGCGGTGGCCATGGGCGAGCCGGCGACGTCGGACCTGCGGCTGCTGCTCCAGATCAACCAGGCGGTGACGCTGGGCGAGCTGGACCGCGGCGCGGAGGCCATCGCGTCCGCGCAGGTGGTCCGGCACGCCGCCGACCAGGTCGGCAACCTCGTCCGGCTCGGGCAGGCGCAGAGCGCGCTGGGGCAGCTGCTGCTGGACGCGGGCCGGTGGGACGAGGCGCTGGTGGACGTCGACCTGCTGGCCGACGACCTGAAGCACCCGATGGTGTCGCGGTGCGACCACGGCGTGGCGGCGTTGATCCACCTGCACCGGGGTGACGCGGCCGGTGCCCGGCGGCACCTCGACGCGGCGGGCACCGGGCTCGAAGGGCACGTGATCGGGCCGCTGGCGCTGGCCGTGAGCCTGGAGCTGGAGCAGGCCGGACGGGTGCGCGAGGCGTGGTCGGTGCTGACCGGGTGGGACTGCGTGGAGGACCTGCTGCCGGACTTCGTGCGGCTGGCCGCGGAGCTGGGCGAGGACGCCTCCGCCGCGGTCGTGCACGCCGAGGCGCTGGCCGCCGAGCTGGACGTGCCGCACCGGCGGGCGTCCGCGGCCTACTGCCGGGCGCTGGTGTCGGCCGACCCGGTGGCGCTGCTGCGCGCGGCCGAGGAGTACCGGGTGGCGGGCCGGCCGCTGTTCCGGGCCAAGGCGCTGGCGGCCGCGGCGGAGCGGTTCGCGGCGGCGGGCGACCGGTCGTCGGCGCGGGCGGCGTTGAGCCACGCGGTGGACGTGCAGGCGGAGCTGGGCGCGGAGTGGGACTCGACCCGGCTGCTGGCCCGGATGCGGGAGCTCGGCATCCGGCGCGGCCCGCACGCGAAGCACCGGCGGGCCACGCACGGCTGGGAGAGCCTGACCCCGACGGAGCTGAAGGTCACCGAGCTGGTGGTGGCGGGGTTGTCGAACCGGCAGATCGGCGAGCGGCTGTTCCTGTCCGGTCGCACGGTGGCCACGCACGTGTCGCACGTGCTGGCGAAGCTCGGGGTGCGCTCCCGCACCGACATCGCCCGCGAAGCCGTGTCCAACGGTGTCGCGGGCGACGTCGCCTGGAAGTAG
- a CDS encoding MFS transporter: protein MADGGLLRRPGFARFWAADAVSLAGTHVTALALKAVAVLTLGASATAVGMLEAARWLPYLLFGLVAGALVDRGRRMPVLIGADLARAAVLALVPLMAFTGTLTMPLLIALVFVFGALSLFHDAAHQSFLPVLVPTARLTDANARMEQTRSAAQGFGPLVGGALVKLIGGPLAILVDAVSYLVSGLVLATLRKLEPPVEPPPERDLRAEVREGLRWVYRHEVLRPLAFATHAWFLFTSMVSAIYTVLVLDELRFDAFLFGVTFAVGGFGGLLGASLSGAAGRRFGVGPVIVAARWLPPAAYALAPLATSGGTGFALLCAAQFVFFLSIGLDGPVEMGYRQSITPDRLLGRMNATMRSVNRGMVVFGALAGGLLADWLGTRPALWTAVVGLVGQAVWITSSAVRTARL, encoded by the coding sequence ATGGCGGACGGTGGACTGCTGCGCCGGCCGGGTTTCGCGCGGTTCTGGGCGGCCGACGCGGTGTCGCTGGCCGGGACGCACGTCACCGCGCTGGCGCTCAAGGCCGTGGCGGTGCTGACGCTCGGCGCGTCCGCCACCGCCGTCGGCATGCTCGAAGCCGCGCGCTGGCTGCCCTACCTGCTGTTCGGGTTGGTCGCGGGCGCGCTGGTGGACCGCGGGCGGCGGATGCCGGTGCTGATCGGCGCCGACCTCGCCCGCGCCGCCGTGCTGGCCCTGGTCCCGCTGATGGCGTTCACCGGGACGCTCACCATGCCGCTGCTGATCGCGCTGGTGTTCGTCTTCGGCGCGCTGTCGCTGTTCCACGACGCGGCGCACCAGTCGTTCCTGCCGGTGCTGGTGCCGACCGCGCGGCTCACCGACGCGAACGCGCGGATGGAGCAGACCCGCTCGGCGGCGCAGGGCTTCGGGCCGCTGGTCGGCGGCGCGCTGGTCAAGCTGATCGGCGGGCCGCTCGCGATCCTGGTCGACGCGGTGTCGTACCTGGTGTCGGGCCTGGTGCTGGCCACCCTGCGGAAGCTGGAGCCGCCGGTCGAGCCGCCGCCCGAGCGCGACCTGCGCGCCGAGGTGCGGGAGGGGCTGCGCTGGGTCTACCGGCACGAAGTGCTCCGGCCGCTGGCCTTCGCGACGCACGCGTGGTTCCTGTTCACGTCGATGGTCTCCGCGATCTACACCGTGCTGGTGCTGGACGAGCTGCGCTTCGACGCGTTCCTGTTCGGCGTCACGTTCGCCGTCGGCGGGTTCGGCGGGCTGCTCGGCGCGTCGCTGTCCGGGGCGGCGGGCCGGCGGTTCGGCGTCGGCCCGGTGATCGTGGCCGCCCGCTGGCTGCCGCCGGCGGCCTACGCGCTGGCGCCGTTGGCGACGTCCGGCGGGACGGGGTTCGCGCTGCTGTGCGCGGCGCAGTTCGTGTTCTTCCTGTCGATCGGCCTGGACGGCCCGGTGGAGATGGGCTACCGGCAGTCGATCACGCCGGACCGGCTCCTCGGCCGGATGAACGCCACCATGCGGTCGGTCAACCGGGGCATGGTCGTGTTCGGCGCGCTGGCCGGCGGCCTGCTGGCCGACTGGCTCGGCACCCGGCCCGCGCTGTGGACCGCCGTGGTGGGGCTGGTCGGCCAGGCCGTCTGGATCACCTCGTCCGCCGTCCGCACGGCCCGGCTGTAG
- a CDS encoding NAD(P)H-binding protein, producing MLLITGATGTTGREVVRLLADRGAPFRAMSRTPTGDQVFGDGADPASLDRAMEGVDAVFLLGPGTADLPAYELAVLDAAERAGVSKVVKLSAIPLGPVARWHGPGEEAARAFPSWTLLRPSVFASNSLQWAPRVAAGEPIPNPMGTARLGVVDPRDLAEVAVAALLGDHRGRTYVLTGPELLNVPEQVAVLSEVLGHPLSTVDISPDSLPAPYAEGLKAVRAGGGALLSDDVAEVLGRPARDYATWARENFPRS from the coding sequence ATGTTGCTGATCACGGGTGCCACCGGCACCACCGGCCGTGAGGTCGTCCGCCTCCTCGCCGACCGCGGCGCCCCCTTCCGCGCCATGTCCCGCACGCCGACCGGCGACCAGGTGTTCGGTGACGGCGCCGATCCGGCGTCCCTCGACCGGGCGATGGAGGGGGTGGACGCGGTGTTCCTGCTCGGTCCCGGCACCGCCGACCTGCCCGCCTACGAGCTGGCCGTGCTCGACGCGGCGGAACGCGCGGGCGTGTCGAAGGTGGTGAAGCTGTCCGCGATCCCGCTCGGGCCGGTCGCCCGGTGGCACGGACCCGGCGAGGAGGCGGCTCGCGCGTTCCCGTCGTGGACGTTGTTGCGCCCCAGCGTGTTCGCGTCGAACTCGCTGCAGTGGGCGCCGCGGGTCGCCGCCGGCGAGCCGATCCCGAACCCGATGGGCACGGCCAGGCTCGGCGTCGTGGACCCGCGCGACCTGGCCGAGGTGGCGGTGGCGGCCCTGCTCGGCGACCACCGCGGCCGGACGTACGTGCTCACCGGGCCGGAGCTGCTGAACGTGCCGGAGCAGGTCGCCGTGCTGTCGGAGGTCCTGGGCCATCCGCTGTCCACTGTGGACATCTCGCCGGACTCGCTGCCCGCGCCGTACGCGGAAGGGCTGAAGGCGGTGCGCGCCGGCGGCGGCGCGTTGCTGTCGGACGACGTGGCCGAGGTCCTGGGCCGACCGGCCCGCGACTACGCCACCTGGGCGCGGGAGAACTTCCCGCGGTCCTGA
- a CDS encoding phosphotransferase, with amino-acid sequence MSRDGRRSSAAGPRRTGVDLGCGWDSAARLVDGRWVERRPRRPEVVDQLRRETRLLPWLAPRLPLPVPVPEVVSEEPFAVRHLLVPGEPMARPERGRELGLFLRALHDCPTGEPARLGVPGAGRGAARFEAEVLPLLPADLHEDAHAVLAAGRRPVDHALVHGDLGPDHVLTADGELTGVIDFGDAHLGDPAVDLAWPLHGATPEFADAVADAYGATDDQRERALVRHRLGPWHHVLFGLDHDDPVIVREGLVDVVARLRRDRAPAAGPWL; translated from the coding sequence ATGAGCCGGGACGGGCGCCGGTCGAGCGCGGCGGGTCCGCGGCGCACCGGGGTGGACCTCGGCTGCGGTTGGGACAGCGCGGCCCGGCTGGTGGACGGCCGCTGGGTCGAGCGCCGGCCGCGGCGGCCGGAGGTGGTGGACCAGCTGCGCCGGGAGACCCGGTTGCTGCCGTGGCTCGCCCCGCGCCTGCCGCTGCCCGTGCCGGTGCCGGAGGTGGTGTCGGAGGAGCCGTTCGCGGTGCGGCACCTGCTCGTGCCCGGTGAGCCGATGGCCCGCCCGGAGCGCGGGCGCGAGCTGGGGTTGTTCCTGCGCGCCCTGCACGACTGCCCGACCGGCGAACCGGCCCGCCTCGGCGTTCCGGGCGCCGGGCGGGGCGCGGCCCGGTTCGAGGCCGAAGTCCTGCCGCTGCTGCCGGCCGACCTGCACGAGGACGCGCACGCGGTGCTCGCGGCGGGACGGCGGCCGGTCGACCACGCCCTCGTGCACGGCGACCTCGGACCCGACCACGTGCTGACCGCGGACGGCGAGCTGACCGGCGTGATCGACTTCGGTGACGCGCACCTCGGCGACCCGGCGGTCGACCTGGCCTGGCCCCTGCACGGCGCCACGCCGGAGTTCGCCGACGCGGTGGCCGACGCCTACGGCGCGACCGACGACCAGCGCGAGCGCGCGCTGGTCCGGCACCGGCTCGGCCCCTGGCACCACGTCCTCTTCGGGCTCGACCACGACGACCCGGTGATCGTCCGCGAAGGGCTCGTCGACGTCGTCGCCCGGTTGCGGCGGGACCGGGCGCCGGCAGCGGGCCCCTGGCTTTGA
- a CDS encoding helix-turn-helix domain-containing protein, producing the protein MISNMVTAWPTGSGKVLDDSAVVVDVEERLRPWVTAIGTQSFTGERFVHAPDAATTLVVCTASEGAFVVGPRDRARYTTGPAARRTVVRLAPGRAQAVLDVPVDELVDRVVPLSEVWGRPVGDVAALRSALLDRLASTDPERSDLVHAAVRLLRTRGVADTARALGTSERHLRTVFTRAVGLSPKRYARVDRVRRVVARGGRGGWARLAAELGYYDQSHLSREFRATMGVPPGAYLAGDLPAATYC; encoded by the coding sequence GTGATCAGCAACATGGTCACAGCCTGGCCGACCGGGTCCGGGAAGGTCTTGGACGATTCGGCGGTTGTCGTGGACGTGGAGGAGCGCCTGCGACCCTGGGTCACCGCGATCGGCACCCAGTCGTTCACCGGCGAGCGGTTCGTGCACGCGCCGGACGCGGCGACCACGCTGGTCGTCTGCACGGCGTCCGAGGGCGCGTTCGTGGTCGGCCCGCGCGACCGGGCCCGCTACACCACCGGGCCGGCGGCGCGGCGGACCGTGGTCCGGCTGGCGCCGGGGCGGGCGCAGGCGGTGCTGGACGTGCCGGTGGACGAGCTGGTCGACCGGGTGGTGCCGCTGAGCGAGGTCTGGGGACGGCCGGTGGGCGACGTGGCCGCGCTGCGGTCGGCGCTGCTCGACCGGCTCGCGTCGACCGACCCCGAGCGGTCGGACCTGGTGCACGCGGCGGTGCGGCTGCTGCGCACGCGTGGCGTGGCGGACACCGCGCGGGCGCTCGGCACCAGCGAGCGGCACCTGCGCACGGTGTTCACCCGGGCGGTCGGGCTGTCGCCCAAGCGGTACGCCCGCGTCGACCGGGTGCGGCGGGTGGTGGCCCGGGGCGGGCGCGGCGGGTGGGCGCGGCTGGCGGCCGAGCTCGGCTACTACGACCAGTCGCACCTGAGCCGGGAGTTCCGGGCCACGATGGGCGTGCCGCCCGGCGCCTACCTCGCCGGGGACCTGCCCGCGGCCACCTACTGCTAG
- a CDS encoding alginate lyase family protein, which translates to MRGKSVFSAALVAASLVVVAPSSSTAAPATFAHPGVLVSKSQLDFVRAKVNAGAQPWRGAYDQMLAHPFASLSRVPKPRAVVECGSYSNPNYGCTDEREDALAAYTLSLAWYVTRDNRYAAKAIEIMDAWSATIRDHTNSNAPLQTAWAGSSWPRAAEIIKHVHGNWPNAGRFATMLRDVYLPEVVNGRPATNGNWELSMMEATIGIAVFLEDRAVYDRAVSTFRTRMPAYVYLTTDGALPRTPPGSGIDTRDEIVSYWHGQTTFVNGLSQETCRDFTHTGYGLAAAAHIAETARHQGQDLWGEVRERLRHAYGLHAKYQLGVEPMPSWLCGGTREQALGPTTEVAFNALHTRLGIAMTNTQTLTERQRPAATDRLFIGWETLTHATNPS; encoded by the coding sequence ATGCGTGGGAAATCGGTCTTCTCCGCCGCCCTGGTGGCGGCCAGCCTGGTGGTCGTGGCGCCGTCTTCCTCGACGGCGGCTCCGGCCACGTTCGCCCACCCCGGGGTGTTGGTGAGCAAGTCGCAGCTGGACTTCGTGCGGGCCAAGGTGAACGCGGGCGCGCAGCCGTGGCGCGGGGCGTACGACCAGATGCTGGCGCACCCGTTCGCCTCGCTGTCCCGCGTGCCGAAACCGCGCGCGGTGGTGGAGTGCGGGTCGTACTCCAACCCCAACTACGGGTGCACCGACGAGCGCGAGGACGCGTTGGCGGCGTACACGTTGTCGTTGGCGTGGTACGTGACGCGGGACAACCGCTACGCGGCGAAGGCGATCGAGATCATGGACGCGTGGTCGGCCACGATCCGCGACCACACCAACAGCAACGCGCCGCTGCAGACCGCGTGGGCGGGCTCCTCGTGGCCGCGCGCGGCGGAGATCATCAAGCACGTGCACGGGAACTGGCCGAACGCCGGGCGGTTCGCGACCATGCTGCGCGACGTCTACCTGCCGGAGGTCGTGAACGGCAGGCCGGCGACGAACGGCAACTGGGAACTGTCCATGATGGAGGCGACGATCGGGATCGCGGTGTTCCTGGAGGACCGCGCGGTGTACGACCGGGCGGTGTCGACCTTCCGGACCAGGATGCCCGCGTACGTCTACCTGACCACCGACGGCGCGCTGCCCCGGACACCGCCGGGCAGCGGCATCGACACCCGGGACGAGATCGTCTCGTACTGGCACGGGCAGACGACGTTCGTGAACGGGCTGTCGCAGGAGACGTGCCGGGACTTCACCCACACCGGCTACGGCCTGGCCGCCGCCGCGCACATCGCGGAGACCGCTCGGCACCAGGGCCAGGACCTGTGGGGCGAGGTGCGGGAGCGCCTGCGCCACGCCTACGGGCTGCACGCCAAGTACCAGCTGGGCGTGGAGCCGATGCCGTCCTGGCTGTGCGGCGGCACGCGCGAGCAGGCCCTCGGCCCGACCACCGAGGTCGCGTTCAACGCCCTGCACACCCGCCTGGGCATCGCCATGACCAACACCCAGACCCTCACCGAGCGCCAGCGCCCCGCCGCCACCGACCGCCTCTTCATCGGCTGGGAAACCCTGACCCACGCCACCAACCCCTCCTGA
- a CDS encoding PP2C family serine/threonine-protein phosphatase, whose amino-acid sequence MYALRYAVGTDPGLRREANEDSVHFSERLFAVADGMGGHAYGEVASSIAVAVLADLDVDSDDPLGELSGATREIAIRLTDLAEENFDMRGMGTTLTALLWDGERFAVGHIGDSRCYVVRGGELAQVTRDHTMVQALVDDGRMAAEQAAEHPGRSMLMRALQAGSAHDPDLFFQEVEVGDRYLICSDGLSDVVGPAEIAGLLTASADGDATVRSLIEAANAGGGPDNITCVVIDVLPSGDSSWLPDWLTG is encoded by the coding sequence CCGTCGGCACCGACCCCGGCCTGCGCCGTGAAGCGAACGAGGACTCCGTGCACTTCAGCGAACGCCTGTTCGCCGTCGCCGACGGCATGGGCGGTCACGCGTACGGCGAAGTGGCGAGTTCCATCGCGGTCGCGGTGCTGGCCGACCTCGACGTGGACTCCGACGACCCGCTCGGCGAGCTGTCCGGCGCGACCAGGGAGATCGCCATCCGGCTGACCGACCTGGCCGAGGAGAACTTCGACATGCGCGGCATGGGCACCACGCTCACCGCGCTGCTCTGGGACGGCGAGCGGTTCGCGGTCGGGCACATCGGGGACTCGCGGTGCTACGTCGTGCGCGGCGGTGAGCTGGCGCAGGTCACCCGGGACCACACGATGGTGCAGGCGCTCGTGGACGACGGGCGGATGGCCGCCGAGCAGGCCGCCGAGCACCCCGGCCGGTCCATGCTGATGCGCGCCCTGCAGGCGGGCAGCGCGCACGACCCGGACCTGTTCTTCCAGGAGGTCGAGGTCGGCGACCGGTACCTGATCTGCTCGGACGGGCTGTCGGACGTGGTGGGCCCGGCGGAGATCGCCGGGCTGCTGACCGCGTCGGCGGACGGCGACGCGACGGTGCGGTCGCTGATCGAGGCGGCCAACGCGGGCGGCGGGCCGGACAACATCACCTGCGTCGTGATCGACGTGCTGCCGTCGGGCGACTCCTCGTGGCTGCCGGACTGGCTGACCGGCTGA
- a CDS encoding PepSY-associated TM helix domain-containing protein yields MTESWRGLVLRFHFYAGVLVGPFVLIAALTGVLYAATPQVESWLYSDQLRVPAPTSTVPLSEQVKAAMASRPGDDLVAVRPAPEPGATTRVLFAGDGDARPTVFVNPGDGAVVGDLMTYGTSGVLPLRTTIDSLHRNLLLGEPGRLYSELAASWLWVVALGGVFLWFSRRRAQRVKPTTERHAKLGLWVLVGALFLSATGLTWSTYAGENVSDLRAALNWSTPALAGGGDHAGHDMTDPIPAPPGQVDSVLATARAAGIDAGAIEITVPPMAGMAWNVTEIDRGWPTQVDAVAVNGGEVVDEVRFADYPFAAKLARWGIDVHMGVLFGWPNQLLLLALGLGLVGLVLLGYRVWWLRRPTRGFGRPVPRGQWRKAPRAQLFVVLVVAAAVGWFIPLFGLSLLAFLLVDAVLSRRSRRGEDVAEPVAG; encoded by the coding sequence ATGACCGAATCCTGGCGCGGCTTAGTGCTGCGCTTCCACTTCTACGCGGGTGTGCTGGTCGGCCCGTTCGTGCTGATCGCCGCGCTCACCGGCGTGCTCTACGCCGCGACACCGCAAGTGGAGTCGTGGCTCTACTCGGACCAGCTCCGAGTGCCCGCCCCCACGTCGACCGTGCCGTTGTCGGAGCAGGTGAAGGCCGCCATGGCCAGCCGGCCAGGCGACGACCTGGTCGCCGTCCGACCGGCGCCCGAACCGGGCGCGACGACCCGCGTGCTGTTCGCCGGCGACGGTGACGCGCGGCCGACCGTGTTCGTCAACCCCGGCGACGGCGCCGTCGTCGGCGACCTGATGACCTACGGCACCAGCGGCGTGCTGCCGCTGCGCACCACGATCGACTCCCTGCACCGCAACCTGCTGCTCGGCGAACCCGGTCGGCTCTACAGCGAGCTGGCCGCGTCCTGGCTGTGGGTGGTGGCGCTGGGCGGCGTGTTCCTGTGGTTCAGCCGCCGCCGCGCGCAGCGGGTCAAGCCGACCACCGAGCGGCACGCCAAGCTGGGCCTGTGGGTGCTGGTCGGCGCGCTGTTCCTGTCCGCGACCGGCCTGACCTGGTCGACCTACGCCGGGGAGAACGTCTCGGACCTGCGCGCGGCGCTCAACTGGAGCACCCCCGCGCTGGCGGGCGGCGGCGACCACGCCGGGCACGACATGACCGACCCGATCCCCGCTCCACCGGGCCAGGTGGACTCCGTGCTCGCCACCGCGCGGGCCGCGGGCATCGACGCGGGCGCCATCGAGATCACCGTGCCGCCGATGGCCGGGATGGCGTGGAACGTCACCGAGATCGATCGCGGCTGGCCGACCCAGGTGGACGCGGTGGCCGTCAACGGCGGCGAGGTCGTGGACGAGGTGCGGTTCGCCGACTACCCGTTCGCCGCCAAGCTCGCCCGGTGGGGCATCGACGTGCACATGGGCGTGCTGTTCGGCTGGCCCAACCAGCTCCTGCTGCTGGCGCTCGGCCTCGGCCTGGTCGGCCTGGTGCTGCTGGGCTACCGGGTGTGGTGGCTGCGCCGCCCGACCCGCGGGTTCGGCCGGCCGGTGCCGCGCGGGCAGTGGCGGAAGGCGCCGCGGGCGCAGCTGTTCGTGGTGCTCGTGGTGGCCGCCGCGGTGGGCTGGTTCATCCCGCTGTTCGGGCTGAGCCTGCTGGCGTTCCTGCTGGTGGACGCCGTGCTGAGCAGGCGGTCGCGGCGGGGCGAGGACGTCGCCGAGCCGGTGGCCGGGTAA
- a CDS encoding MFS transporter, with translation MPADTVPIYPLYALLFVATGLSDAQVSALFAIWSAVAVVAEVPFGAFADRFSRKWSVVGAGADEHFGHVFGQVTAVGLPAQAPAALPAVALFSTGGFALVGWVSVATCLGAALVATRLPEAPRPEPGSYLAVLRSGLSETVRAPDVRLPVLVVAVPAAVDAVEEYFPLIAAGWRAPIGLAPPATVAIPLAGAAGAALGGTRAPSGVRCGGAAVLLGGAGLVGHPAGLAVVAVFYGVYRLVLVSAEARLQARITGDARATVTSVAGLGSEVFSFAVHGAWVVGGVVAVAVLVLPIAFAHGWERTRPEPDEPVVSPP, from the coding sequence GTGCCGGCCGACACCGTGCCGATCTACCCGCTGTACGCGCTGCTGTTCGTGGCCACCGGGTTGTCCGACGCCCAGGTCTCGGCGCTGTTCGCAATCTGGTCCGCGGTCGCGGTCGTCGCGGAGGTGCCCTTCGGCGCGTTCGCCGACCGGTTCTCCCGGAAGTGGTCGGTCGTCGGCGCCGGCGCCGACGAGCACTTCGGGCACGTGTTCGGTCAGGTCACGGCGGTCGGTCTGCCGGCGCAGGCGCCCGCCGCCCTGCCGGCGGTGGCGCTGTTCTCGACGGGCGGGTTCGCGCTCGTCGGGTGGGTGAGCGTGGCGACGTGCCTGGGCGCGGCGCTGGTGGCGACCCGGCTGCCGGAGGCGCCGCGACCGGAACCCGGGAGCTACCTGGCCGTGTTGCGGTCCGGCCTGTCGGAGACCGTGCGGGCGCCCGACGTCCGGCTCCCGGTGCTGGTGGTGGCCGTGCCGGCGGCCGTCGACGCGGTCGAGGAGTACTTCCCGCTGATCGCGGCGGGCTGGCGGGCGCCGATCGGCCTGGCGCCGCCGGCGACGGTGGCGATCCCGTTGGCGGGCGCGGCCGGGGCGGCGTTGGGCGGCACGCGGGCGCCGTCGGGGGTGCGGTGCGGCGGTGCGGCGGTGCTGCTGGGTGGCGCGGGGTTGGTCGGGCACCCGGCGGGGCTGGCGGTCGTCGCGGTGTTCTACGGGGTCTACCGGTTGGTGCTGGTGAGCGCGGAGGCCCGGTTGCAGGCGAGGATCACCGGCGACGCGCGGGCGACCGTGACGTCGGTGGCGGGGCTGGGCAGCGAGGTGTTCTCGTTCGCCGTGCACGGGGCCTGGGTGGTCGGCGGCGTGGTCGCGGTGGCGGTCCTGGTGCTGCCGATCGCGTTCGCGCACGGCTGGGAGCGCACCCGGCCGGAACCGGACGAGCCGGTCGTTTCACCACCGTGA